In the genome of Polaribacter atrinae, one region contains:
- a CDS encoding nucleoside triphosphate pyrophosphohydrolase family protein, producing the protein MKNKIAAVTQFHTAFKINMNQKPIASIGKDRNTLRFNLMKEENEEYLEAAENNDLVEVADALGDMLYILCGTIIEHGMQDKIEEVFNEIQRSNMSKLGADGKPIYREDGKVLKGPNYFKPNIGAILEK; encoded by the coding sequence ATGAAAAACAAAATAGCAGCAGTAACTCAATTTCATACCGCTTTTAAAATAAATATGAATCAAAAACCAATTGCAAGTATTGGTAAAGATAGAAACACACTTCGTTTTAATTTAATGAAAGAAGAAAATGAAGAGTATTTAGAGGCTGCAGAAAATAATGATTTGGTTGAGGTTGCAGATGCTTTAGGAGATATGTTGTATATTTTATGTGGAACTATTATAGAACATGGTATGCAAGATAAAATCGAAGAAGTTTTTAATGAAATTCAACGTAGCAACATGAGTAAATTAGGGGCAGATGGTAAACCAATTTACAGAGAAGATGGTAAGGTTTTAAAGGGACCTAATTACTTTAAACCAAATATTGGGGCTATTTTAGAAAAATAG